A single genomic interval of Nocardioides nitrophenolicus harbors:
- a CDS encoding SMP-30/gluconolactonase/LRE family protein — protein MTSLTVLPVPGHGAEDVVVATSGPDRGCVFTGTEDGAVFRVGPDGARVDRVAHTGGRPLGIEFAPDGRLLVCDAQRGLLWVDPASGRVELITADVEGRPMRFCNNAAIADDGTVWWSDSSTEYGIARWKDDFVQHTRTGRLLRRDPDGTVAVVLDGLAFANGVALSAAGDFVCVAETGARTVVRQWLTGERQGTRDFLVTDLPGYPDNIARGSDGLIWITIASPTDPLVERLQRGPMALRKLATRLPEALQPKPKQTVRVVAYDERGTLVHDLDLASSGPGAAYHMVTGVREHEGRVWLGSLHEPAIAFTDL, from the coding sequence GTGACCTCCCTCACCGTGCTTCCCGTCCCCGGCCACGGCGCGGAGGACGTCGTCGTGGCGACCTCAGGACCCGACCGGGGCTGTGTCTTCACCGGCACCGAGGACGGTGCCGTCTTCCGGGTCGGTCCCGACGGCGCCCGGGTGGACCGGGTCGCCCACACGGGCGGGCGCCCGCTCGGGATCGAGTTCGCGCCCGACGGTCGGCTGTTGGTGTGCGACGCGCAGCGGGGCCTGCTCTGGGTGGATCCGGCGAGCGGTCGGGTCGAGCTGATCACGGCCGATGTGGAGGGCCGGCCGATGCGCTTCTGCAACAACGCCGCGATCGCCGACGACGGCACCGTCTGGTGGTCCGACTCGTCCACGGAGTACGGCATCGCGCGCTGGAAGGACGACTTCGTCCAGCACACCCGCACCGGCCGGCTGCTGAGGCGCGACCCCGACGGCACGGTCGCCGTGGTCCTCGACGGCCTGGCCTTCGCCAACGGGGTCGCCCTCTCCGCGGCGGGCGACTTCGTCTGCGTCGCCGAGACCGGCGCCCGCACCGTCGTGCGGCAATGGCTCACCGGCGAGCGCCAGGGCACCCGCGACTTCCTGGTCACCGACCTGCCGGGCTACCCCGACAACATCGCCCGCGGCTCGGACGGACTGATCTGGATAACGATCGCCAGCCCCACGGACCCGCTCGTCGAGCGGCTCCAGCGCGGCCCGATGGCCCTGCGGAAGCTGGCCACCAGGCTGCCCGAGGCGCTGCAGCCGAAGCCGAAGCAGACCGTCCGCGTGGTCGCGTACGACGAGCGCGGCACCCTGGTCCACGACCTCGACCTCGCCTCCTCCGGGCCGGGTGCGGCGTACCACATGGTGACCGGCGTCCGGGAGCACGAGGGCCGGGTCTGGCTGGGCAGCCTGCACGAGCCCGCGATCGCGTTCACCGACCTGTGA